CCCCTGAGAATAATTGGGAGGATAGCAATATGCTGCCAATGGAGGGAGACGAATCGGTGGGCATTAATCAGAGTGGAAGTTTTCAAAGTGCAAACAATTTAAACACAGAAGATAAGCTAAACAGTAGCGGCATGGAGAAGGCGGGCGATTACATGTATGGCATGAAGAGCGATAGTGATGATAGAAGCGGTAGCAAAAGTTTCGAAGATGATGAAATTCATGGAGAGAAGAGTAAAACGGGTTCTTCCCACCCATTGGAGGAGGTCAATATGGACGGGGAGGGAAGACAGCACACCTACTTCAGTACCCAACGTGGTCATGCTTACGATGAATTAGCTTCAAATGGGGATTATGGAAAGATGCAGTATAAAGAAATGAAGGAGGTTGGGAAGGAGtacctccattttgataaaCGAGAGAAAGATGATGAGCGGGATGGGAGTGGCTGTAGGGGGGTCGACGCCCATTTTGATGCGGTAGAGTCggatataaatttttacgacCAGGGGGTGGGCAGAAGTGAGGTTAGAAGTGAGGGCAAATTTGAGCAGGAAATTTCAGACGCAGTGCCCCCTCCCAAAAGTGAAcagggtgaaaaaaagagtCTCCCAAATTTCGAATCGAATGCGGTTAAGACAAACGGTCCAGCAGGAATTATTGCCGAAGAGAATGCAACAGACACGCAGGTGCACAATGAGCGCAGTGATGATAGTCTAAGTGGCGCACCTTGTGAAAACGATCCACATGGTGCAgataaaaatggcaatgGGGAGGAAGCTCTAGGTGGTGCTACGTGGGGGGATCGACAAGCGAAAACAAACGTAGACGCTGCTGCTGTGGAGAAAGGAAGTGACCGCATAAAGGGGAATCAGCCGAATGAGGGGGATCCTCCTACGAGTCAGCAAAATGACAACGGGGGAAGCGCAACTAGAAAGGAGGGCACCGTCGAAAGTGATAGCGGTGAGCAGAACGAAGGTGCAGATGACGCAACGGGCGAAGAGTTCCCAAGCAGTGAACAAAAAGTAGGTCACGAGAAGAGCGTGAAAAATTGCGCCAATGAAAAGGGCACACAGGGTGGAGAGAATTACGGAGAGATGACTGGCGAAGATGCGCTGGTGGGGAAAACCATTCGTAGTGCCATTCCGAGCGGAGGAAGTAATACGGAAGAGTTTTACAACGGCGTGAGCGTTGCTGCTCCGGCGAACGTGACGCGGATGAAGGTCTCCAGCGATGATGCAgcgcaggagggggagcgCGACTCGAACGTGACGACTGTGAATAGCCCCCCGAAGGAGGGCAGCGCTGTAGGCGGCGGAGTAGGCGATGGCGGAAGCGGTGGTATCGTCCATGGAGATGGTACCACCAAGCAGGAGCAGAACGGAACGAGAGGCCCCAGTGCGGAACCTCTGAAGAGTAAGGACCACCCGAGCGATTTCAAAGTGACCAAGTTGAGCCACACGAACGGGAAGGACAACAAGGATGGTCTTTACTCCTACATGAAGGCAAGCAACGCCATGGATGACACGATCAATAGCACGATAAGTGATAATGCAAATGAATACGAATTGGTGGAGGATGGCAGTGAagtgaaaaacgaaaaggaggacCCCAAAATTGAGTCCGAAAATGTCCAAATGGAAAGCGCCTACCAGATAGTGCccaataataataaaaggagaagagaCAGTTTCACCAACGAAGAAGTGAACAAGGAAAGAAAATTGAACGACCAGAATGAATCCCCCTATGCATCCCCTGAGGAGAATGTAAATAAGACCTTCACCGAACATGCACATGGCGAATCGTATGGAGaacagaagggggagaaggtaACCTACGAAAGTTGTGGCAAAGGCCAACCATATGTTAACCCCCAACAAGGGAATCAAAACAAAcaaggggaaatttttttaagttattcAAAGGAGAACCTTGGGGGGGTTATCCCCGTGAACAAGGATAACATGACCACTGATTCTTCATATGATAATGGAAAGTCCTTTACCATGTATAGCTCATTTGATAAGTCAAATGTAGTGGGAAAAGTTGTTCAGGGAAGCGTAGACACGAATGGTGCATATGTGCCAACGCACCCACAACCCAGTGGTGAGGATTCAAACCCGAACTGTAAAGCGAATATAACCCATAATGTTAATGACGCCCAAATTGAGCATAACGCGGATGGCTATTCTCAGCATATTCAGGTGGCAGCCAAAAGTGTGAAGGACAACTGTAATGAATATGCAGATGTGGACAACGAAAATAATAACCTGTCCGATGATGGCAAAAATTCTAGTGATGATAATTTGGAGAAGAAGGACTCAAATCAGTTTGATGTAAATGATAAGAAGAAGACTAAAGCGGACAGTGAGACGTTATTGCCAATAGCCAATATTAGCAGAATTATGAAAAGAATTTTGCCGGCGTCTGCTAAGGTGGCCAAGGAAAGCAAAGACATAATACGCGAGTGCGTCACGGAGTTTATACAGTTCCTGACCAGCGAGGTGAGAGCGGTGGGCAGGCGTGCAGGCGTGCAGGGGCAGTCTGACTTCGCTTCAACAGTGTGAagatatgtatatttttttcttttttttgcgcttcattttttttttctttttctcggCAGGCCAGCGACAGGTGCCTCAGGGAGAGGAGAAAGACCATCAGCGGCGAggacattttgttttccatgGAGAAATTGGGTAGGCCCCCACAGCGAAGCTGCAGCGAAGTTGCGGCGAAGTTGCGGCGCGGGTTTAGCGCAACTTTGCCGTGGAGGCCTTCCTTTTAGCCGCACACGCATATGCGGTTACTTATTCACCCGAATGGGTAGATCAGTTTGTGTAGAGGCACCGTCCTTCATCGCCGCAACACCCTTCATCACCACACCCCACTTATCGCCGCCCCCCTTAGGATTTAACGACTACGTTGAACCTCTTTATGAGTACCTCACCAAGTGGAAGCAGGTAAGGGAGAAACGCgcccaaaagggaaaaatcgCCAACTGGCCAGAATGAGCGTCGAGTGGGAAATGTGGTAGAGAAGCACATACCTTCTtggcgcaaaaaggggcgaaagCTACCCTCCTGCCGCAAACGTGGGAGAAAACACCCATTAGACGCGAAATtctgataaaaaaaaaaaacttcccccctgcagctCAAAGGGATGAACAACTCCAACTGCCATGAGAAGAAAAGCGAAGGTTCGAAGGCCCCGCTTGAGGAAAACGCCACAATGAAGAAGAGCCTAAGCGACGTTAACATGAACAACAATGCAATTATGGGCAAGGGAGCAGACAATGTCATCTTGACGAAAGACACCTAACATCTGATGAACAACATGTATAGAAACCCGAACGAAATGTTTGAAAACAATATAAACTACATGTATTAAAATTCgagtgagaaaaaattacgccaacaggttttaattttttatgaatgtaTCCGTGCGgatgtgcatatgtgcaccatacttttgtttttttttttattttttttttttctcatttttttattttattttatttattttttttttttttcattttactttattttttttttttaatttctgtTTGTTAACGATACTGATGTGCGTATTgattgatttaaaaaatgaaagtggAGTGAAGCCAATGGGGAAGCTGCGGATGATAGGCGACTCGCAGGGATGAGGTAACTCGCGCGGTGtgttgctccccccctttggagttTCTCGTTTTGATGCCTGTTTGtttcgttttgttttgttttattttatttcgtttcGGCCAGGTGTGgtcctttttgaagaagaaaaagaagaaggttTTTGCGCGTGCATGTGTAGGGGTATATGCGTACCCTTCATGTGcaccttttttcctctcatTTTAAGACAACGCAATGTGATCtacttttttgtaaacaattttattaactccTCTCACCCCCTCAACGTTTGAACTTGACTACAACTTTTCAAGGGGGCGTAGGCAGGTCGGTCGAACGCGCCAACTGGGGGGATGAAGCGGAGAGGCCGGCagagggaagcaaaaaaaagcaaaaaaaaaaaaaatccctgTGTGGAATTCCTATTGGCAATCGTGCGCATGGCAAAAATTAGACAAACTGGTGTGcgaatatttcaaaaaagagCAGCAATGttgattaaaaatgaaaaggcagTTAAAGTTTGATGAGGGAAttgcccaaatggggaggacaCAGGGGGGTAGCCAAATGGGTTGCATCGCGTGGTGAAGAAAGTGCAACGTTGGAAGGGCAACTGGTATGCAATTAaaatggctttttttttttttttttttttttttttctttctcttttggctagctgcctACCTCCCCGTGTGTcgctttttttccgtttatCCTTCGATACAGGGAAACTATATCCCGATCGAGCCCTTCTAAACGCGCGTCGTCGTCACCCAACTCTGACTGATTTGGGGGAGCAAACtcgcacaattttttaaattcatcaTAATTGTAATTTGTAATGTtgagcgtttttttcccattcctCAGCACGAcgctgtattttttttggtacacATTCTGAAGAATATTAGCTAACGTGTCAATGTTTGTAAATAGGGAGATATTTCGAAAGTTTAATTTGattagcatttttattttttcattcagtTTATTTAGCTCCATTTGGAATAGCTCATCGATGTCTGCGTGGGTTCGTTTGATGTCATTTGTGCCTTTGGTCGGGTCGTCATCGGTGGGGGGAGCAGTGGGAGCAGTGGGAGCGGTGGgagcggtggaagcggcaaagggtACGGGGCGCGTCTCCATATCGAGTGTAGCCATATCAAGTGTAGTTATGTCATTTGTAACCATATCCTGTGTAGCCACGTCCTTTGTAGCCACGTCTCCATTTTGACTACTCTCGTTTGGACCACTTTGCCGCACGTCGCCCTGCCAGACGGGGGTGCCACTCCCCCCTTGGTTCACAaaattttgctcctccttttggaCAGCGAGCGAAGTGTGTTCTTCCCCGCCCTGAATGTCCGTGGAATGTAATTCATCGGGAAGATTTAAACTGAGCTGGTCTGCCATATCCGCTGCCGCATGTTTGTGTCCTGGAAGTTCACCCTGAGAATACTCCCTCAGGTTGATCGGTTTAACCCCCTTTGCATGAATAAGACGATTTAAATGTTCCTTGTTTATgagtaattctttttttttttttttcaaaatttttttgaaataatttttatttctgagCAACTCTTCCTGGTTGTTTTCCTCAaactttatcattttaattaaattgtttGCTACAGAATTTTTCTGTTTAACTAGGTCGTTGTGTTTCCTCTTAATGATGTGCGTGAATCGGACTAGCAGTTTGTTTATCATTGCGTCAATGCTGTTATTCGTTGCTCTgcatttgttccttcttttgGTGTAAGCAAGTGcgtccaaatggggaaggtcattatttttattttcttgcGCTAagaaatgatatttttcGCCACTGGAATCGAAACTTTCGTAGGAGTCTTCGTCAGAAGAGGAGTTACTTCTGGCGCTGTCTGACTGGGATGAACATTTGGctactttgtttttttttattttctgtttAATCATTTTGCACCTCTTTGCGAATATTAAGCTGTTTATAAaatcttcaattttgtgGCTGTTCAGGTTAAGGCAGATGAGGATGTACGTGAAGGAGTTCCCGTTGAGGCTGTTCTGGGGGAGGGGTAAAGGGGAAGCATCAGTACGCAAAGGTGATGCTACAAATAGGAACTATTCGCTCGTCTTGGCCAGACAGGAAAGGCaacttccccttcttttaaggaaaagtttttttatttttgaaaacagTACTTTCAGCAGCCTCGTCAACTTGGAGTCCCTATACGGAATGTGCACATTAGCCACACAGCAGGCTTCACCTTTTAATTCGTCCGTTGCTTTTGCCTTGTCCAgatttttcccaattttgttctGAGTGCTTAGCGCAATTATCACTCGGTTGAGGACAGACAAGGTGTTGTTGATGTTTATGAGTTCCTTCTTGTTGACCatcctttgggggggaaaacaaaaagaaagggaTGTTCATTTATCATTGGGTTAGTAGCATGTGTGTAGCTGCTACATATTCGAGTG
The DNA window shown above is from Plasmodium vivax chromosome 9, whole genome shotgun sequence and carries:
- a CDS encoding CCAAT-box DNA binding protein subunit B, putative (encoded by transcript PVX_092925A) — protein: MKNEEIYVNSRNVQNAQNAQNGDPSLKTEVEDDKDDTNMSVVRYDYLGKADMNGSYDAEDVKSKNFDEDSSLNNKLISTIESENHLNEEYKYGYDNEVLASQEMQAISKIMKSKNMTCVQNVSPENNWEDSNMLPMEGDESVGINQSGSFQSANNLNTEDKLNSSGMEKAGDYMYGMKSDSDDRSGSKSFEDDEIHGEKSKTGSSHPLEEVNMDGEGRQHTYFSTQRGHAYDELASNGDYGKMQYKEMKEVGKEYLHFDKREKDDERDGSGCRGVDAHFDAVESDINFYDQGVGRSEVRSEGKFEQEISDAVPPPKSEQGEKKSLPNFESNAVKTNGPAGIIAEENATDTQVHNERSDDSLSGAPCENDPHGADKNGNGEEALGGATWGDRQAKTNVDAAAVEKGSDRIKGNQPNEGDPPTSQQNDNGGSATRKEGTVESDSGEQNEGADDATGEEFPSSEQKVGHEKSVKNCANEKGTQGGENYGEMTGEDALVGKTIRSAIPSGGSNTEEFYNGVSVAAPANVTRMKVSSDDAAQEGERDSNVTTVNSPPKEGSAVGGGVGDGGSGGIVHGDGTTKQEQNGTRGPSAEPLKSKDHPSDFKVTKLSHTNGKDNKDGLYSYMKASNAMDDTINSTISDNANEYELVEDGSEVKNEKEDPKIESENVQMESAYQIVPNNNKRRRDSFTNEEVNKERKLNDQNESPYASPEENVNKTFTEHAHGESYGEQKGEKVTYESCGKGQPYVNPQQGNQNKQGEIFLSYSKENLGGVIPVNKDNMTTDSSYDNGKSFTMYSSFDKSNVVGKVVQGSVDTNGAYVPTHPQPSGEDSNPNCKANITHNVNDAQIEHNADGYSQHIQVAAKSVKDNCNEYADVDNENNNLSDDGKNSSDDNLEKKDSNQFDVNDKKKTKADSETLLPIANISRIMKRILPASAKVAKESKDIIRECVTEFIQFLTSEVRAASDRCLRERRKTISGEDILFSMEKLGFNDYVEPLYEYLTKWKQLKGMNNSNCHEKKSEGSKAPLEENATMKKSLSDVNMNNNAIMGKGADNVILTKDT
- a CDS encoding kinesin motor domain containing protein (encoded by transcript PVX_092930A), yielding MNEHIKVFLRIKPNVENLSKLKSEDCALYKVNNNQLHLFEKKKSYNDTSELKTRTFNFNYIFDADVKQSDVFELIGKNLINNFVNGYNSSILAYGNTNSGKTYTLYGDRTDSENRQHHGMIYLSLSYFFQLKKSTEISVSIVEIYLEKIRDLGKIFQLSQMATTTDDTIKYYSQFRDNIIREDEKGNTYVENITLLPIKNIDDVKNIINLCFKYRKTHGTKKNLVSSRSHCLLTVYQHRLAKEKELISQINYIDLAGSEKFNDIEMVNKKELININNTLSVLNRVIIALSTQNKIGKNLDKAKATDELKGEACCVANVHIPYRDSKLTRLLKNSLNGNSFTYILICLNLNSHKIEDFINSLIFAKRCKMIKQKIKKNKVAKCSSQSDSARSNSSSDEDSYESFDSSGEKYHFLAQENKNNDLPHLDALAYTKRRNKCRATNNSIDAMINKLLVRFTHIIKRKHNDLVKQKNSVANNLIKMIKFEENNQEELLRNKNYFKKILKKKKKELLINKEHLNRLIHAKGVKPINLREYSQGELPGHKHAAADMADQLSLNLPDELHSTDIQGGEEHTSLAVQKEEQNFVNQGGSGTPVWQGDVRQSGPNESSQNGDVATKDVATQDMVTNDITTLDMATLDMETRPVPFAASTAPTAPTAPTAPPTDDDPTKGTNDIKRTHADIDELFQMELNKLNEKIKMLIKLNFRNISLFTNIDTLANILQNVYQKKYSVVLRNGKKTLNITNYNYDEFKKLCEFAPPNQSELGDDDARLEGLDRDIVSLYRRINGKKATHGEVGS